TCCGAGATGGCCTCGCCCACGGTGGGCAACTGAATGGGCGCCACTTTGCCCAGCGGCAAGCTGAGTGCACCGTCCGCCGTTCGCAGAAGGGCCACGTCGAAGTTCATGTCCGCCCGATCGTAGGCCGGATGCTTGTAGATGGCCTTGACCGGCTGAACACTGCCGCCCGAGGTACGCTTGACGCTGCCCTGGCGGAGGGTGAATTCCCGCGGCTGCTGCTCATGGCCGTCAATGCAATGTGCGGCCGTAATGGCCCAGTTGCTGGAGAGGATCGAGGCGCCGCAGATGTGGACCGTTTGGCGGCGTAGCGAGAGCTGGTATGGAAACTGGCCCTCGGCGGCCTCGCGCCCGTTCACAATCCGACTGTCCGGCTGCCGGGGAACGGCAGCATCTGCGCGAGATGCTTCCAGGATCACAAGGACCCCGGCTATGAGaagaatcggaatcggagcTCGGCACTTTTGCATGACGCTGCGAACGAGTGGAAACTAACCAGTATTGGGAATCCGTAAGTCGATATATTCAATGGCGCATTATCAATCACGGCTGTTATCTTGTGGGGTACACGATTTCTGAAGAAGCTGCACCGTTGCCCGTAATTAGCCATTGTCATTTGGGTTTTTTCTTTGCCTATCTTCCAGATTCTCTGATTTTATTACTGTTTACAGCGGTGACGACGGCAATGAACTTCCGCAAGAGCATCGGGGAAATGCCGCAAAGGTTAACCCAATTGATGAATAAGCTAATTTCTATCTTCCTAAAAGTGCAATTCTCTTGGAAGATCACACTGAAA
This genomic stretch from Drosophila yakuba strain Tai18E2 chromosome 3R, Prin_Dyak_Tai18E2_2.1, whole genome shotgun sequence harbors:
- the LOC6537035 gene encoding trypsin-4, whose protein sequence is MQKCRAPIPILLIAGVLVILEASRADAAVPRQPDSRIVNGREAAEGQFPYQLSLRRQTVHICGASILSSNWAITAAHCIDGHEQQPREFTLRQGSVKRTSGGSVQPVKAIYKHPAYDRADMNFDVALLRTADGALSLPLGKVAPIQLPTVGEAISDSMPAVVSGWGHMSTSNPVLSPVLKSTTVLTVNQEKCHNDLRHHGGVTEAMFCAAARNTDACQGDSGGPISAQGTLIGIVSWGVGCADPYYPGVYTRLAHPTIRRWIRLLTKL